The Pseudomonadota bacterium sequence GAAGCCGCCGATGGAAAAAATCCGGGCGGTGGCAGGGTGGGGTCCCGGGATCTCTTCGGTGATGGTCGGGAAAATCCGTTGTAAACGGCCGACCAGGTCGCCGTTGGCAATCTCCCTGGTGCGGCTGGCGCCAGAAAAGGGCATTCTTTCGATAAAGCGCAGGGTGATGGGATGGTTTTCCGCCAACCGGGCAAGGCTTCTGATCTCCTGGTCGCTGGTGTCTTCCAGAATCACGCTGTTGACCTTGAGGGGAATGTCTCTGTCGAGTGCGCCATGCAAGGTTTCAAGAACACCGTTGAGATAATCGCGTCTGGTGATCCGCCGGAATCGTTTCGGATCAAGGGTGTCGAGACTCAGGTTGATTCCGGCAATCCCGATCTCTTTCAGTTCATCGAGATAACGGGCGGTTTTGACCCCGTTGGTGGTCACGTGAAGAGCGTCGATTCCATCGATCTTGCCCAGTTCCTTCAGAAAGCCCATGGCGCCCCGGCGGGAAAATGGTTCGCCGCCGGTCACCCGGACCTTGGTAACGCCAAGACTTGCGAAGATCGTGACCAGTCGTTCCATTTCTTCAAAACGAAGGATGTCATCATGGGGAATGAAAGGCACCCCTTCTTCAGGACGGCAATAACGGCAGCGGAGGTTGCAGCGGTCGGTGATGGCGAGCCGCAGATAGGTGATCGGGCGATTGTGGTTGTCGATCAATGGGGGGCCTCCGGGAACATCTTCCGGGACCGGACAGCGGATTTCTACCGACATGAATATCTCCTTTCCAAACAGGGGAGGCGGGGCCGTTTCCAGCAACACCCTAGCGGCCGAAGACCTTATCGTTGACGTAGGTCCTTTGGCTCGGAGTCTATTTAAGAATTCTCTTTACTATTACATTTTGTCCTTTTGCCAGTCAACTTCTTTTATTCCCTGGCAAAAGGGTTAGCGCATTTTTCTTGCAGAATCCAACGCAGATACCACAACCGCTGCAACGGCTATTGATGAAAACCAGTTGCTTTGATTTTTCTGTTTTCGTCCGCTTTAATGCGCCGGTCGGACACATGCCACTGCATAACGGGCAGTGATCACAATTTTCTGAAATCTTAAGTTCATACAGAAACGATTTGAGGAACTCCTTTTCATCCGGTTCTGTCGCCTTTCCCAGAGCAACTTGAAGTCCCAGGGAATTTCTGGTGGGAAGTTTGGCCTGGCCGGAGGCTGCAGACGGTGTCTTGTCGGGGATATTAACGATCGCTTCGCTTGCGTATTTCAGAAAGAATCTGCGGGCTGTTCCTCGGTCAATCCCCGGCAGGTCATCTTTCGTGAAGGCGAGTCTGATCTTGACGTGGAGATGATCTGAGGCCCGGTCCCGGATATTTGATAATCTTTTTTTAATAAGGGGCAGGCAATGACCGTTAACACAATCAGCGCAAGGTTCAACATCAAGAAGGACGTCGCCTCCGGCAAGAGTGCTGATTGCGGCGAGAAGAGATTCCGAGAGAAAACCGAGGCAGGGAATTTTTATCTTTCCTTCACTCTGTCGGCCTTTGCTGCAGGAAAGGACGGCGATTCTCCTGACGGTGACACTCTCAAGAAGCATCTCAAGATCAAGATCATCGGTCAGGGCATCGTTGGGGCAGATCGCTGTACAGCGCAGGCAGCCGGAGCATTTTTCTTCGGCAAAGGAAATTGTCCTGCCGTTCAGGGTCAGCGCACCGCTCGGGCAATCCTCAACACAGGCCAGGCATTCGCTGCCTCTGAAACGGGCCCGCAAGCAGCGGCGCGGTTGTAACGAAACTGCGGGTTTGCTCATCGGGGCAATTCTGTCAAACAGCAATCCGCTCAGCATGATCCTTTCCCATTTCGTTTGCAACGGTCGGCTGTGTCAGGGTTGAGGCTTCACTTTCGACAAAATGGTCGAGGCAGTCGGCAAGATGACTATAAAATCCGTTGCCGGTATTTTTTCGAATGTCTTCGCAGAATTCAGGAATCCAGGGGCCAAGCAGTTTTCCCATGAATGCGGATTGCAGGTCGGCAAATTTTCGGGCATCGCTGACCTTTTTTTCTTGTGCGGCCTCTGCCTCGCCAAGGCAGAGGAAATGCATGAATTCCAACTCAAGGGCGATATGGTCCGGCGCTTCCCGGACCTCAACCGACAATCCGGCCTTCTGATACATTTTCTGCACGGCCAGGGTCGAGTCGCCCATCAGCCTGTTGCTTTTCTCAAGATAGACAGACCCGTACGGAGGGGCGGCAAGTTCAAAAGGACCGACAAACAGTCGGGCGTATTCGACAGCCATCTCGTCGCCGCAATTTTCGGCAAGCGCCGCGGTCATGCTCATTGCCGCAGCGGCTGCCTTCTCGTTGCTGCAGATGCCAAGAAGCGATGCGAGGTTCTCGCACAGGTGTTCCTTTTGAAAAAGCGCCTGGTCCGGTTCGTAAAAACAGGCGGCCAGGAGCCTGAAACAATTGCTTCGCTGTATTGTCAATTCCACGGCGGTTGTCATGGCACTCCATTTATCTCATGAAAAAATCAGGGGGAAAGGCCGGGCGCTTCGCCTATGAAACGCCCGACCTTTTTCAGTCATTATGAACGGGTACTGTAATCGCGGATATAAAACACATTGGGTTTCGTACCCGCTTCCGGTTTGAGCGTCGTTCCTTTGTGTTTGGTGAGCAGTTTGGCCACCTCGCTGTTCGGGTCGCTCCGGTCGCCGAAAATGCGGGCGCCGGCCGGAC is a genomic window containing:
- the moaA gene encoding GTP 3',8-cyclase MoaA, whose protein sequence is MSVEIRCPVPEDVPGGPPLIDNHNRPITYLRLAITDRCNLRCRYCRPEEGVPFIPHDDILRFEEMERLVTIFASLGVTKVRVTGGEPFSRRGAMGFLKELGKIDGIDALHVTTNGVKTARYLDELKEIGIAGINLSLDTLDPKRFRRITRRDYLNGVLETLHGALDRDIPLKVNSVILEDTSDQEIRSLARLAENHPITLRFIERMPFSGASRTREIANGDLVGRLQRIFPTITEEIPGPHPATARIFSIGGFRGKLGLIQGYSRLFCRTCNKVRITPAGMLKTCLYDNGALDLRALVRSGETDFEIGRNITGCIRNRYVNGLAAEDACGCDEEPSMSVIGG
- a CDS encoding 4Fe-4S binding protein → MLSGLLFDRIAPMSKPAVSLQPRRCLRARFRGSECLACVEDCPSGALTLNGRTISFAEEKCSGCLRCTAICPNDALTDDLDLEMLLESVTVRRIAVLSCSKGRQSEGKIKIPCLGFLSESLLAAISTLAGGDVLLDVEPCADCVNGHCLPLIKKRLSNIRDRASDHLHVKIRLAFTKDDLPGIDRGTARRFFLKYASEAIVNIPDKTPSAASGQAKLPTRNSLGLQVALGKATEPDEKEFLKSFLYELKISENCDHCPLCSGMCPTGALKRTKTEKSKQLVFINSRCSGCGICVGFCKKNALTLLPGNKRS
- a CDS encoding molecular chaperone TorD family protein, with protein sequence MTTAVELTIQRSNCFRLLAACFYEPDQALFQKEHLCENLASLLGICSNEKAAAAAMSMTAALAENCGDEMAVEYARLFVGPFELAAPPYGSVYLEKSNRLMGDSTLAVQKMYQKAGLSVEVREAPDHIALELEFMHFLCLGEAEAAQEKKVSDARKFADLQSAFMGKLLGPWIPEFCEDIRKNTGNGFYSHLADCLDHFVESEASTLTQPTVANEMGKDHAERIAV